The Macaca nemestrina isolate mMacNem1 chromosome 12, mMacNem.hap1, whole genome shotgun sequence genome contains a region encoding:
- the LOC105486994 gene encoding mas-related G-protein coupled receptor member X1, translating to MDPTIPALDTKLTPINRTEATPCYKQTLSFMGLTCIISLVGLTGNAVVLWLLGFRMHKNAFSVYILNLSMADFLFLSGRFIYSLLSFISVPQTISKILYPVMMFSYFAGLSFLSAMSTERCLSVLWPMWYRCRRPTHLSVVLCVLLWVLSLLRSILEWMFCGFLFSGADPVWCQTSDFITVAWLIFLCVVLCVSSLVLVIRILCGSRKMPLTRLYVTILLTVLVFLLCGLPFGVQFFLFLWIHVDRKVLYCHVHLVSMFLAALNSSANPIIYFFVGSFRQRQNRQNLRLVLQRALQDTPEVDEGGGRLPEETLELSGSRSEQ from the coding sequence ATGGATCCAACCATCCCAGCCTTGGACACAAAACTGACACCAATCAACCGAACTGAGGCGACTCCTTGCTACAAGCAGACCCTGAGCTTCATGGGGCTGACGTGCATCATTTCCCTTGTCGGACTGACAGGAAACGCGGTTGTGCTCTGGCTCCTGGGCTTCCGCATGCACAAGAACGCCTTCTCCGTCTACATCCTCAACCTGTCCATGGCCGACTTCCTCTTCCTCAGTGGCCGCTTTATATATTCCCTGTTAAGCTTCATCAGTGTGCCCCAAACCATCTCTAAAATCCTCTATCCTGTGATGATGTTTTCCTACTTTGCAGGCCTGAGCTTTCTGAGCGCCATGAGCACCGAGCGCTGCCTGTCCGTTCTGTGGCCCATGTGGTACCGCTGCCGCCGCCCCACACACCTGTCAGTGGTCCTGTGTGTCCTGCTCTGGGTCCTGTCCCTGCTGCGGAGCATCCTGGAGTGGATGTTCTGTGGCTTCCTGTTTAGTGGTGCGGATCCTGTTTGGTGTCAAACATCGGATTTCATCACAGTCgcatggctgatttttttatgtgTGGTTCTCTGTGTGTCCAGCCTGGTCCTAGTGATCAGGATTCTCTGTGGATCCCGGAAGATGCCGCTGACCAGGCTGTACGTGACCATCCTGCTCACAGTGCTGGTCTTCCTCCTCTGCGGCCTGCCCTTCGGCGTtcagtttttcctatttttatggATCCACGTGGATCGGAAAGTCTTATATTGTCATGTTCATCTAGTTTCTATGTTCCTGGCCGCTCTTAACAGCAGTGCCAACCCCATCATTTACTTCTTCGTGGGCTCCTTTAGGCAGCGTCAAAATAGGCAGAACCTGAGGCTGGTTCTCCAGAGGGCTCTGCAGGACACGCCTGAGGTGGATGAAGGTGGAGGGCGGCTTCCTGAGGAAACCCTGGAGCTGTCGGGAAGCAGATCGGAGCAGTGA